In one Colletotrichum destructivum chromosome 2, complete sequence genomic region, the following are encoded:
- a CDS encoding Putative AAA+ ATPase domain, ATPase, AAA-type, core produces the protein MAVQTKVNTMLETSTGAPEETATAATDAQNETTSITSPDVTNYEEQEETQRVAAARGNDVDHFTETKRAWIGYRLEYRNRWTGDLISERTYEKGNEPLEQETGGPIFEMITSYKVSTHLLDPAASMPITSQALPTRHIRIYSIAIINALQSVVRYYPGQDFSGESVVVQKPYPVLVHYYEELQQFRRNCLEKAPHDLCDRERDAAEHLEILLAFLDEEVMWEVKQEQERNRRGFATFEWRWVAYKPGITVLDKTDTGEWQASVVHSISGGVFENPPKDWEVKLWCMDYDGENIERIWSSPVTWSKFDGERSDSKTGRETKFFDPTLDESYLDDDVVVKLVETGKKFCSMVQKQCFHHKGKAACFPFNEIEGLAMVDLDSYYIMCPDGIPPTVGTDDLRNWSTECTCEICQTRKQRLDRKIAPLFSTFGHKDIETGLTDHESLLLPSTVVTYVFRTRTWGIWTINLLEEAFNADISSQEYVHVKNLHPPQFDDDMISHLVMSEQRLKTLKALSKSYARVNKHGEGMENLKWSADFVRGKGNGLIFLLHGKPGVGKTCTAECIAEFTRRPLMILTSSDIGTDPKQVEHNLTSNFKRAMSWGAVLLIDEADVFMERRTTSDLTRNSLVAGFLRALEFYDGILFLTTNRVGSFDDAFISRIHVQLYYPDFTDDERQRVWQNFIDKLSRERGDTMRMTIDAKEYIASTRKQGINWNGREIRNAFQTAVALAEYDAEKDSEGKIMVTDNHLRAVVELSKDFKGYLTDLHRRDEERRAEDRYERLATYQGDKP, from the exons ATGGCAGTGCAAACGAAGGTTAATACGATGCTCGAGACCTCTACCGGTGCTCCCGAGGAGACGGCCACTGCTGCTACGGACGCGCAGAATGAAACCACCAGCATTACATCTCCTGATGTGACGAATTAcgaagagcaagaagaaacGCAGAGAGTGGCTGCCGCTCGTGGCAACGATGTCGACCATTTTACAGAAACCAAAAGGGCCTGGATAGGGTACCGCTTGGAGTATCGCAATCGCTGGACTGGAGACTTGATCTCGGAGAGAACGTACGAAAAAGGCAACGAACCATTGGAGCAGGAGACGGGCGGGCCGATATTCGAGATGATCACGTCGTACAAAGTCTCAACGCACTTACTGGACCCAGCCGCTTCGATGCCCATCACCTCACAGGCGTTGCCGACTCGCCACATCCGTATTTACTCAATAGCCATCATCAATGCCTTGCAGTCAGTGGTAAGATATTACCCCGGCCAGGATTTTTCTGGAGagtccgtcgtcgtccagaagCCGTATCCGGTCTTGGTCCATTACTACGAAGAGCTGCAGCAATTCCGCCGGAACTGCTTGGAGAAGGCCCCGCACGATCTCTGCGACCGGGAGAGAGATGCCGCGGAGCATCTCGAGATTCTCCTCGCcttcctggacgaggaggtcatGTGGGAAGTgaagcaggagcaggagcgcAACCGGAGGGGGTTCGCGACGTTCGAATGGCGATGGGTGGCATACAAACCGGGCATCACCGTCTTGGACAAGACCGACACGGGCGAGTGGCAGGCGTCCGTGGTCCACTCCATATCAGGAGGCGTGTTCGAGAACCCACCCAAAGACTGGGAGGTCAAGCTGTGGTGCATGGACTATGACGGCGAGAACATCGAACGCATCTGGTCGAGTCCGGTGACGTGGTCCAAGTTCGACGGCGAACGCAGCGATTCCAAGACCGGCCGCGAGACCAAGTTCTTCGACCCTACCCTCGACGAGTCAtaccttgacgacgacgtggtaGTCAAGCTGGTTGAGACTGGCAAGAAGTTCTGCTCCATGGTTCAGAAACAATGCTTCCACCACAAAGGCAAAGCAGCTTGCTTCCCCTTCAACGAG ATTGAAGGATTGGCGATGGTCGATCTCGATAGCTACTACATCATGTGTCCAGATGGTATCCCGCCGACTGTCGGGACCGACGATTTGCGAAACTGGTCGACAGAATGTACTTGCGAGATTTGCCAGACTCGAAAACAGCGCCTCGACCGGAAGATTGCCCCTTTGTTCAGCACATTCGGCCATAAGGATATAGAGACTGGGTTGACCGACCACGAATCCCTCCTATTGCCCTCAACCGTTGTGACTTACGTGTTCAGGACGCGGACATGGGGTATTTGGACCATCAACTTGCTGGAGGAGGCCTTTAACGCTGACATTTCTTCTCAAGAATACGTCCACGTCAAGAATCTCCACCCGCCCCAGTTCGACGATGACATGATCAGCCACCTGGTGATGAGCGAGCAGCGCCTCAAGACGCTCAAAGCGTTGTCCAAGAGCTATGCCAGGGTCAACAAGCACGGAGAGGGAATGGAGAACTTGAAATGGAGCGCAGACTTCGTCCGGGGGAAAGGAAATGGCTTGATTTTTCTTTTACACGGCAAGCCAGGGGTTGGAAAAACCTGCACAGCTG AGTGCATCGCCGAGTTCACCCGTCGTCCTCTGATGATATTGACAAGCAGCGACATCGGGACGGACCCTAAGCAGGTCGAGCACAATCTTACCTCTAACTTCAAAAGGGCGATGAGCTGGGGCGCTGTGCTACTGATCGATGAAGCAGATGTCTTCATGGAGAGGCGGACCACCTCAGATCTCACGCGCAACAGTTTAGTTGCTG GGTTTCTGCGTGCTCTCGAGTTCTACGACGGGATTCTGTTCCTTACAACAAACCGGGTTGGGTCGTTCGACGACGCCTTCATCTCCCGCATCCACGTGCAGCTCTATTACCCCGACTTCACGGACGATGAGCGGCAACGCGTGTGGCAAAACTTCATCGATAAGCTCAGCCGCGAGAGGGGAGACACCATGCGCATGACCATTGATGCCAAGGAGTACATTGCTTCGACCAGAAAGCAAGGGATCAACTGGAATGGCAGAGAGATCCGGAACG CGTTCCAAACAGCCGTGGCACTCGCCGAATATGACGCGGAGAAGGACAGCGAAGGGAAGATCATGGTGACGGACAACCACCTCCGGGCCGTGGTCGAGCTGTCGAAAGATTTCAAGGGATACCTGACCGACCTCCATCGGCGAGATGAAGAGAGAAGGGCCGAGGATAGATACGAGAGGTTGGCCACTTATCAAGGAGATAAGCCGTGA
- a CDS encoding Putative major facilitator superfamily, MFS transporter superfamily → MAATQDSPNDRPSSQDKVAVNQMEHVFTTDDPALMKQPVIEKVDEFGAHTKTDPKEIALVRKIDWYILPMLWSMYFLNFLDRNAMINGKLDGLAKDLNLKGTQYNTCVSILFVGYLCGQVPSNMILNRVRPSWYMAGFMLAWSIVSLLTYKCHDYATMLACRFLLGITEAPFYPGALYMLSMFYTRKEISVRMAIFYTGNMAASAFSGLIAAPIFAGMGGLRGLSGWQWLFIIQGAVSILVAFVAFFLLPDSPLKTRWLTEEERQLAHTRIYNDTTDRREGTSVWKGLGEAACDWRTWVFCLMDNLHLSANGFKNFLPSVVETLNYNTTITLVLTCPPYVFSAFFSVLVPWSSGRFNERTWHITISKLVVCLGFVMAVSSLNMGVRYTGIMIFVGATYGVNNLILGWTSSVLGQTDEKKAVAIAMANTLGNAASIYTPYLWPDADQPRYLKAMLASIGFSLGVIVCAWFMRFALMRTNRKKREADPSATNFYVY, encoded by the exons atggcggcgacacAAGACTCCCCCAACGACCGGCCTTCGTCCCAGGACAAGGTCGCCGTCAACCAGATGGAGCACGTCTTCACCACCGACGACCCTGCCCTCATGAAGCAGCCCGTCATCGAAAAGGTGGACGAGTTCGGAGCCCACACCAAGACGGATCCCAAGGAAATTGCGCTGGTGAGGAAGATTGACTGGTACATTCTG CCCATGCTCTGGTCCATGTACTTCCTCAACTTCCTCGACCGTAACGCCATGATTAACGGAaagctcgacggcctcgccaaAGACCTCAACCTGAAGGGCACCCAGTACAACACCTGCGTctccatcctcttcgtcggaTATCTTTGCGGCCAGGTCCCCTCCAACATGATCCTGAACAGAGTTCGCCCTTCCTGGTACATGGCCG GTTTCATGCTGGCCTGGTCCATCGTCAGTCTCCTGACCTACAAGTGCCACGACTACGCCACCATGCTTGCGTgccgcttcctcctcggcatcacTGAGGCTCCC TTCTACCCCGGCGCTCTCTACATGCTCAGCATGTTCTACACGCGCAAGGAGATCTCGGTCCGTATGGCCATCTTCTACACCGGAAACATGGCCGCCAGCGCCTTCTCCGGTCTCATCGCGGCTCCCATCTTCGCCGGCATGGGCGGTCTCAGGGGTCTCTCCGGATGGCAATG GCTCTTCATCATCCAGGGCGCCGtctccatcctcgtcgccttcgtcgccttcttcctcctgccCGACAGCCCGCTCAAGACGCGCTGGctgaccgaggaggagcgccAGCTCGCCCACACGCGCATCTACAACGACACCACCGACCGCCGCGAGGGCACCAGCGTCTGgaagggcctcggcgaggccgcctgCGACTGGCGCACCTGGGTCTTCTGCCTCATGGACAACCTCCACCTGTCGGCCAACGGCTTCAAGAACTTCTTgccctccgtcgtcgagacgcTCAACTACAACACTACCATCACCCTCGTCCTGACCTGCCCGCCCTACGTCTTCTCCGCCTTCTTCAGCGTGCTCGTGCCCTGGTCGTCCGGCCGCTTCAACGAGCGCACCTGGCACATCACCATCAGCAAGCTCGTCGTCtgcctcggcttcgtcatGGCCGTCTCGTCGCTCAACATGGGCGTCCGCTACACTG GCATCATGATCTTTGTCGGCGCGACCTACGGTGTCAACAACCTCATCCTCGGCTGGACCTcctccgtcctcggccagaccgacgagaagaaggccgtcgccatcgccatggcCAACACGCTCGGAAACGCCGCCAGCATCTACACCCCCTACCTGTGGCCCGACGCCGACCAGCCCCGCTACCTGAAGGCCATGCTTGCGAGCATCGGATTCTCCCTCGGCGTCATTGTCTGCGCCTGGTTCATGAGGTTCGCCCTGATGCGCACCAACCGCAAGAAGAGGGAGGCCGACCCTAGCGCGACCAACTTCTACGTCTACTAA
- a CDS encoding Putative carboxylesterase, type B, carboxylesterase type B, carboxylesterase type B, active, which yields MIDSSTLDFSCCIIDPDPRQDITMRSITIVSPLACWALIGGLAVASPAGKCDSLGFLTVQTSNGPITGHLASNSSNVLEYLGIPYVKPPVGDLRFAPPERFIGNSSYEASSFGFDCPLSPSRQVNYPDMTPQAQRIIGYFASGAGTPQSEDCLTLNIWTRQKKEAQKPVIVFFYGGRFAIGNTNSPFYNGKYFAAAQDVVVVTVNYRLNIFGFPGAPGQPQNLGLRDQRAAVEWVRDNIAGFGGDPTKITIAGQSSGGVAVDYWAYAYAEDPIVSGLIAPSGNAFSFPLNSPGVPERNWESVVTAVNCTDAADVMVCMRAQRWETIKAAAAAVRPTSSSSVLRAIPPFYPRVDNEIVFDDYVSLTESGSFAKLPILFGNNNNEDGYYRIPAYGNGVVPTPEQVASFLLESFTCPNSYQAEARRAQGVPAWVYRYFGDWDNTRLFPTSGAYHGVDLHMVFGASEDVSGIAASEPQRRTTALVQRAWAAFAGDPVDGLSSVVGWPRFDPGEESLVLLAVENSPEARFVKPEVYDAPCSTVTMGALATPAPA from the exons ATGATTGATTCCTCGACCTTGGACTTCTCATGCTGTATCATTGATCCTGATCCAAGGCAAGACATCACGATGCGATCCATCACCATCGTATCACCGCTGGCCTGCTGGGCGCTCATCGGAGGCCTGGCTGTAGCATCCCCGGCCGGGAAATGCGACTCGTTAGGCTTCCTCACCGTACAAACCTCCAACGGGCCCATCACGGGTCACCTAGCGTCCAACAGCTCCAACGTGTTGGAGTATCTCGGCATTCCATACGTCAAGCCTCCCGTTGGCGACCTGCGCTTCGCTCCGCCGGAGAGGTTCATCGGCAACAGCTCCTATGAGGCCTCAAGCTTCGGCTTCGATTGCCCTCTCTCGCCTTCGCGCCAGGTCAACTACCCGGACATGACGCCCCAGGCGCAGCGGATCATCGGGTACTTCGCGTCGGGTGCCGGGACGCCCCAGAGCGAAGACTGCCTGACGCTCAACATCTGGACGAGGCAAAAGAAAGAGGCGCAGAAACCCGTCATTGTCTTCTTCTACGGCGGAC GCTTCGCGATCGGCAACACAAACAGCCCCTTTTACAACGGCAAGTACTTCGCGGCGGCccaggacgtcgtcgtcgtcaccgtcaaCTACCGCCTGAACATCTTTGGCTTTCCCGGCGCGCCCGGCCAGCCCCAGAACCTCGGCCTGCGGGACCAGCGAGCCGCCGTGGAATGGGTTCGCGACAACATTGCCGGCTTCGGTGGCGACCCGACCAAGATCACCATCGCGGGCCAGTCCTcaggcggcgtcgccgtcgactaCTGGGCGTACGCCTACGCGGAGGACCCCATCGTCAGCGGCCTCATCGCACCCTCGGGCAACGCCTTCAGCTTCCCGCTCAACAGCCCGGGTGTGCCGGAGCGGAACTGGGAATCGGTCGTGACGGCCGTGAACTGCacggatgccgccgatgtcATGGTTTGCATGCGGGCGCAGAGATGGGAGACCATCAAGgctgccgcagccgccgtgcgcccgacgtcgagcagcagcgtcCTCCGGGCCATCCCGCCGTTCTATCCCAGGGTCGACAACGAGATTGTATTTGACGATTACGTGTCCCTGACCGAGTCTGGAAGCTTCGCCAAGCTG CCTATTCTCTTCggaaacaacaacaacgaagACGGGTACTACAGAATCCCGGCGTacggcaacggcgtcgtCCCGACACCGGAGCAAGTCGCgtccttcctcctcgagtCCTTCACGTGTCCGAACTCGTACCAGGCCGAAGCGCGTCGCGCGCAGGGCGTCCCGGCGTGGGTGTACCGCTACTTCGGCGACTGGGACAACACGCGGCTGTTCCCGACGAGCGGCGCCTaccacggcgtcgaccttcACATGGTCTTCGGCGCCTCGGAGGACGTGAGCGGCATCGCGGCGTCGGAGCCCCAGAGACGGACCACGGCGCTTGTGCAGCGCGCCTGGGCCGCGTTCGCCGGCGACCCGGTGGACGGGCTGAgctccgtcgtcggctggCCCAGGTTCGACCCGGGCGAGGAGTCTTTGGTCCTGCTGGCGGTCGAGAACAGCCCCGAGGCGAGGTTCGTGAAGCCCGAGGTCTACGATGCTCCTTGCTCGACCGTCACGATGGGGGCTCTGGCAACGCCGGCCCCTGCTTGA